The following nucleotide sequence is from Gloeocapsa sp. DLM2.Bin57.
ATCACTCCTGAAACTGGTTTAGCCTCCGTAGATGTAGCGACCTGCAAACAAGATCGCCCTGACTCGCAAACAGGAGATTTTTCGGCTCAGATTAACTGCAAATAAGACCCCTCTCAGACTCACATTATCTGCAAATAGGCTCAGATTATTTGCAAACAGCTTGCAAAGTGCGAATTTGAACCCACATTATCTGCAAATAAACCTTTGTCCAAAATCAACTCGCCAACAGAGGAATCCCTAACTTCAACATTTGTTCTCTCAAATCTTGAGTTTGCCCCGGCGGTAATTGACCATACAAAAAAGAACGCACCTGACGAGATGGCAGATTTAACAATTCCGACAACACCTTCACGTTATAACCTTGTCGAATTAATCTCGGTTCTAAATCATCCAAACCGTGTGCCAAAACCCCTTGTAAAATCTCCTTCGTCACAGGTTTAGTCGCCACCCGATAAGCCGCTTCAAAAGCCAAACTTAAATATTGCTCAATTTGTAAAGGTGTCACCAAAGAGTCAGCCAAAAATTGATAAGCTTCCTCAGTTAAAAAATCCGTCACCGGACACTCACTATCACTGCTGTTATGCAAAATCCATTCAATATACTCTTTTTGATGCCCTCTAATCCCCTCCAAAGAGAAAACATTAGCTCTAGCCCCAATTTCCTCTAAAGTTGGTCGCCTAAGGTCATTTTTCAATTTCGGATGTCCAGCTAACAAAACAGAGAGTTTACCTTGATTATGACGGACTAATTCAATTAAACTTTTCAAACCCACCAGAGTTTGAGGATGAAGATTATGGGCATCATCCACAATTAAGACCACTGGTTTACGACATTTTTGGATTAAAGCCAACAATTTACGCTCCCTTTGTTCTGGTTGCGTAGGCAATTTCAACTCTTTTTCAGTCGACAGGTCATAAAATAAAGCCGTAATCAAAGTGCCTAAATTAACCCGATTTTTATCTACCGCCAGAGAACAAGACACCATTACCTCTTTAGAAAGTTTCAAATGGCTAATTAAACTCTGGAGAGTCGTAGTTTTTCCTGAACCTACCATCCCCGATAAGGCAATGAGTCGCCCTTGACGAATCACATAATTCAACTCTTTAAACAGATTCTTCTGTTCATCGGTTTCAAAATAACCCAAATGGTCAAGTTCCTTCTTAAAACCAAAATACTCTATGACATCACTTAACATGAGGCTTTCCCCTCAAAATAGGCTTTAATTTGGCTCATAACTTCCTTTTTGTCCCAAGTTTTCTCTAAAATGCCATTAATCTCAGTCATTTGTTCAGGAGTTAATTTAGCTAGAGGTCGTCCTAAATAGTCGGCAATAGCTTGTTTAGCTGCCAATTCGCTTTTAAAGACCAATTCTTGAAAAGGATCTGGGTCAACAAACTGTTGACGGGGAAATTCAATCACTTTTGGCTCAGAAATCGGTAAAGAGACCACGCCAATCGCCGAAGATGGTAACGCTAGTTGTTTAGCTAAAATTTCAATACGCTCAAACCGTTTTTGACGGACAGTTTTCTGGAAAGTACGGTAACGATGGAGAGGAATGGGCGCACCCACAGGATTATAAGGACCATAGCGCTGTTCTTGATACTCCACATACAGTTCATTATCAAATAGACCCCACCATAAAATCACCGTTTCTCCCGCTAAATTGGGGTCAACTTCATAAAAAACCCCTTCTACGCTTACCCTAGCATCAATTCCTACCTTCCGACGCTCTGGTTCACGGGCAAAGGTGCAAAACCGCTCCCAACTGCACATTTGACGTAAGCCTTCATCGGATAAATTTTCTAACCAATCTTCCATGCGAGAATGAGATTCATGGCGATGGGATTGGTTGTTATAATGCACTAAAAACCGCATTAACCAAGCGTTAGCCTCGGCTTCCGTTTCAGGTTCATGAAGGTGATAGAGGGTTTCGTGCATCTCTTTGACGGTGCGAAAAGGACGCTCTACCTTCCCTTTTGACCGAGCGGTGACTCTTGTACCATCTTTTCCGGCGGGTAAATGGGTTTTGACTTCAATTCCGAGTAATCCCATTACCTTCTGAAAGACCAGACTGCGAGTAATTGGACCATTATCCATATACAGCATCTTGGGAATCCCCTGAAAGGGAAAGTTCTCCACTGTCTTGGCAGACATGGCAGCAAAGAGGAAACGTAAAGCTGCTTCCACATTCTCGCCATAGACTTGATGGTATTCTTGATAAGCCACTCCACTACGGTCATCTACGACGCTATAAAGCATTAGAAGGGGACGACCTTTACCCGATGCCCATTCTGGTAAATTTTGGAGATGTTTGAGGTCAGAGGGGCTTAAATCAAAATGCCAACATTGATTACTTTGGGTGGCTTCAAATCTCACAGCAGGTGGTTGCCTTAACAGGGTATGATGGTCATAGCCCCATTGCTTGAGATAACGATTGATGGTGGCTCTTTTTAAGAGTCCTTCTGGAGCTTGCAGATGTCCTTCTGTGGTATCAATCCCGTGTTCTTCTAGTAACCGGATTGCTTGATTTGTTGATAGATGTCTTCCTTTGCGGTTGGTGGTACGAATTTTTAAGGCGGCGATTACTTCACAATAACGTTCTAATTCCCTTCGGTGTATGACTCTAGGCTGTCCACTGTCTGCTCTTTTGGTACTATGGAGTTGGTTTCTTTCTCTCAAAGCACGATAAATGGTATGTTCGGATACGCCGTAGAGGTGTGCTACTTCTTGGATAATTTGGCGGCGTTCGCCACAACGTGCCGGAAGTTGTCCTAATCTTTGCTGGAGATCCATGAGGGCTTCGGTGGGGATTCTTTTGTTGGTCATATTTCCCCACCAGAATAGGGGTGAATTTTCCTGCGAGCTAACCAGTCATACAGAGTTGAAGGGGAACATTCGATTAATTTGGCAATGGAGCGTTTACTAATGCCTTTGGCTAAATAGCCTCGAATTTCTGACTCGTATTGATCTAATTTCAGTTTAGCTGACCTTTTTCCTTTTGGGCGACCTAATGATTTACCTTCAGTTTTTAGTTTCGCCAGTGCTTCCTTGGTTCGGATGGAAATAAATTCGCGCTCGATTTCAGCGGCTAACCCTAAGACGGTAGAGGCAATACGACTTTGGATGTCTTCAGCCATGACCAGATTTTGTTTGGCAAGATGCACAATAATCCCTTTTTGGAGACAGCATTCTAGCATTTCTAAGACTTGAAGGGTGGAACGAGCCATCCGACTAATTTCAGCAAAAATGACCACATCTCCGTTTTGTGCAGTGTTTGTTAATAATTGACCTATAGCCCTTTCACGCCAAGGACTTCGCCCCGAGATTGTTTCTTCAATAAATTTTACAGATGCTATACCTTTGCTATTGGCGTATTCCAAGATGCCATGACGCTGATTAGCAACGTCTTGGTGGTCTGTGGACACTCGTAAATAGGCATAAACAACCATAGAGGACAACTTTACAAATAAAATCTTTTGAC
It contains:
- a CDS encoding AAA family ATPase, which translates into the protein MLSDVIEYFGFKKELDHLGYFETDEQKNLFKELNYVIRQGRLIALSGMVGSGKTTTLQSLISHLKLSKEVMVSCSLAVDKNRVNLGTLITALFYDLSTEKELKLPTQPEQRERKLLALIQKCRKPVVLIVDDAHNLHPQTLVGLKSLIELVRHNQGKLSVLLAGHPKLKNDLRRPTLEEIGARANVFSLEGIRGHQKEYIEWILHNSSDSECPVTDFLTEEAYQFLADSLVTPLQIEQYLSLAFEAAYRVATKPVTKEILQGVLAHGLDDLEPRLIRQGYNVKVLSELLNLPSRQVRSFLYGQLPPGQTQDLREQMLKLGIPLLAS
- a CDS encoding helix-turn-helix domain-containing protein, giving the protein MPTEALMDLQQRLGQLPARCGERRQIIQEVAHLYGVSEHTIYRALRERNQLHSTKRADSGQPRVIHRRELERYCEVIAALKIRTTNRKGRHLSTNQAIRLLEEHGIDTTEGHLQAPEGLLKRATINRYLKQWGYDHHTLLRQPPAVRFEATQSNQCWHFDLSPSDLKHLQNLPEWASGKGRPLLMLYSVVDDRSGVAYQEYHQVYGENVEAALRFLFAAMSAKTVENFPFQGIPKMLYMDNGPITRSLVFQKVMGLLGIEVKTHLPAGKDGTRVTARSKGKVERPFRTVKEMHETLYHLHEPETEAEANAWLMRFLVHYNNQSHRHESHSRMEDWLENLSDEGLRQMCSWERFCTFAREPERRKVGIDARVSVEGVFYEVDPNLAGETVILWWGLFDNELYVEYQEQRYGPYNPVGAPIPLHRYRTFQKTVRQKRFERIEILAKQLALPSSAIGVVSLPISEPKVIEFPRQQFVDPDPFQELVFKSELAAKQAIADYLGRPLAKLTPEQMTEINGILEKTWDKKEVMSQIKAYFEGKASC
- a CDS encoding resolvase; the encoded protein is MVVYAYLRVSTDHQDVANQRHGILEYANSKGIASVKFIEETISGRSPWRERAIGQLLTNTAQNGDVVIFAEISRMARSTLQVLEMLECCLQKGIIVHLAKQNLVMAEDIQSRIASTVLGLAAEIEREFISIRTKEALAKLKTEGKSLGRPKGKRSAKLKLDQYESEIRGYLAKGISKRSIAKLIECSPSTLYDWLARRKIHPYSGGEI